Genomic window (uncultured Fusobacterium sp.):
ATATATTTTAGCATATACCTATAACTTAATTCAATTTCATCTATAACTTCAATACCTTTTCTCTTAGCCTCAAGTACAAGTTCATTATATGGTACTCCTGGACTTTTTATAAAAATCTCTATCTCATCTAAATAGTTTAATCCCTCTTTAGAAGATACTCCTTTTTTATCATCTACTAAAATTACATCATATCCTGTTTTTTCTAGTAATCTATATGCTCCTAAGCCACTTACACCTGCTCCAAATACCATAGCTTTTTTCATCTGTATCACTTCTCCCATAATAGACGTAAAACCACGGTATTATCCGTGGTTCTATTTTATAATATTCCTCTCATTCTAACTATTCCCAATGCTATTATTCCAAATATCAATGTAGTTATCCAGAATCTCATTGTTACCTTTGTTTCAGCAAGTCCTATTAATTCAAAGTGATGATGAATAGGTGCCATCTTAAATACTCTCTTTCCTCTAAGTTTGAAAGATCCAACTTGAATTATTACTGATAGTGCCTCTACAACAAATATTATTCCAATTACTGGTAATATAAGTTCCTGTTTTAAAAGGATTGCTACAACTCCTAAGACTCCACCCAATGTTAAAGATCCTGTATCTCCCATAAATATTTGTGCAGGATAGAAGTTATACCATAAAAATCCTAATCCAGCTCCACATATAGTTGATAAAAATACTGTTATCTCTCCTGATCCAGCTATATAATAAAGATTTAAGTGCTCACTTAAATTTACATTTCCTGTAAAATATGAAATTCCGCCAAGAATACTAGAACAGATAATCATAGGCATTATTGCTAATCCATCAAGTCCATCTGTTATATTTACTGCATTTGATGTTCCCATTAAAATTACTATTACAAAGAGTAACATTCCTATACTTCCTAGATAAAGCATACTTCCTGAAAGAAGTGGGTTTATTATTGATAGATCCAAAACTCTATCTCCTGTTAAGCCTAAGAAGTTTACAAAACTCCAAACTAAGATTCCTATTAATCCTTGTCCTAATAATTTTTTCTTTCCTGAAAGTCCCTTCTTATTTACAGTAAACTTTTTATAATCATCTATAAATCCTATTGAAGCAAATCCCAACATAGAAATTAGTAATAGAATTATAAAGCTATTTGAAATATCTGATACAATCAAATTTGTTATAAGCATAACAATTACAATTAAAACTCCACCCATTGTAGGTGTTCCCTTTTTTGAAAGGTGTGAAGCTGGTCCATCATCTCTTATTTTTTCCCCAAACTTCTTCACTTTTAAGTAATTAATAAATGGTTTTCCAAAAATTAAAACTAACAAAAATGACAGTGTAAAACTTATAAAACTTCTTAAATATATAGACTTTAGGAACTCTAAACTCTCAAAATACTCTCCTATTAAATATAACATCTTTTTTTCTGCTCCTCACTATTTTATTATCTCTTCTAATTTCATACCACGAGAACCTTTTAATAAAACTGCTATTTTTTCAGTTTCATTAGCTATTAATTTAACTATGTCCTCTTTATCATTAAAACATCTTATTTTATCATTTTTTACTAACAGATCATAAGCTTTTTTCATTCTCTCTCCATAAAGATATATTTTATCACATTTTATAGAAAGAGCCTTTTCAATTATCTCTCTATGGAACTCTATCTCTTTTTCTCCTAACTCTAACATATCTCCTAAAACTACAATCTTTTTCATATTGTTATAAAGTTTATCAAAAGTATTTAGTGAATATTCCATAGATATTGGACTGGCATTATAAGCATCATTAATATAGATTACATCTTCTTTTTCTATCTTTTGAAATCTCATAGGAGTAAGATGAAGATTTTTTAATCCCTCTTTTATCTCTTCAGAAGTCAAACCAAATCTTTTTCCTATAGCTATTGCCATCCCTGCATTTAAAGCATTATGTTTTCCATTTAAATTTAAAGTATACTCACTATTTTCTACTTTAAAACTCATTCCATCATTACTCTCTATAAAATCTTCTATAACAAAGTTATTTTCTCTATTAAATCCAATTTTGTTTCCTACAACATTTTTTAAATATTGATCATCACCTATAATATAAGTATTTTCTGAAAAAACATAATTTAATAATTCAGTTTTAGCTTTAAAAACATTTTCCCTTGTTTTTAAGAACTCCAAATGAGAGTCTCCTATATTAGTTATAACCCCTATATTAGGTTTAGCTATACTAGATAATAGATCAATCTCTCCAAAGCCACTCATACCCATCTCAAGCACTACAATTTCATCTTTTTCCTTTAATTGTAATATTGTAAATGGTAATCCAATATGGTTATTATAATTTCCTTCTGTTTTTTTAGTTATATACTTTCTAGAAAGAACAGAATATATCATATCCTTAGTAGTTGTTTTTCCATTACTTCCTGTAATAGCTATTACCTTTAACCCTAAAGCCTTTCTATACTCTTTTGCAAGTTTGTGCATAAATTCAACTGTATTTGGAACTTTAAAAACTCTTTTATCATCACCTAAATAGTTATCAGCTACTACAACAGAAGCTCCCTTTTCCAATACTTCATTTATATATTGATTTCCATTATTTATAGCAAAAAAAAGATCTCCCTTTTGAACTTTTCTACTGTCCATAATAACATTTTCTATTTTATCTAAATTTAATTGCTCTCTTATTCCTAATAAATTATCAAGAACTAAAAAGAGTTTATTCATTTTTCATCGCCTTCTCTTTCTATTTCTATTTTAGTTTCAATGCAAAATCATATAAAGAGTTATAGATTTCTACTTTTCTATCTCCTAATTTCTCAAGAGTTTCCATTCCATGTCCAGTTTTAACTAAAATAGATGTTAACCCTGCATTGAATCCAGCATCAATATCAGCTAATGTATCTCCTATCATATATGAATTTTCTACATCTATATTTAAATCTTTAATTGCTGCATCTAACATTCCTGTTTTAGGTTTTCTGCATTGACATTCTACTTTATATTTTCCAATCCCTTTTTCAGGATGATGTGGACAATAGTAAAATTTCTCTATATTAACTCCATGCTCATTTAATCTATCATTAATGTAATTATTTAATTTTATTAAATCATCCTCTGTATAAAATCCTCTAGCTATCCCAGATTGATTTGTAACAACTGCTAAAGTATATCCCAATGAAGAAAATATTTTTAATGCATCAACTACATTTTTTTCAAATTCGAAATCTTCTATTTTATGTAAATAATCTTTCTCTACATTTATGGTTCCATCACGATCTAATAAGATTGCCTTTTTTTTCATTATCCTATATAATCCCTTCATTTTACTAAATTTATCATACTATAAGATGATACCTCATATTTTACTTTTTGTATATAGCTTTTTTAATTAATTTTTTAAACTATAATTTATCTAACCAAGCTCAATTATCTAGCACATCGCTAGGTTTTGACAAAGTACCTTTGCATTAGCGATTATTAGTCAATTTTAGTTATCTATATTTCTTTTAAATATCAGCTAAATTCCA
Coding sequences:
- the mraY gene encoding phospho-N-acetylmuramoyl-pentapeptide-transferase yields the protein MLYLIGEYFESLEFLKSIYLRSFISFTLSFLLVLIFGKPFINYLKVKKFGEKIRDDGPASHLSKKGTPTMGGVLIVIVMLITNLIVSDISNSFIILLLISMLGFASIGFIDDYKKFTVNKKGLSGKKKLLGQGLIGILVWSFVNFLGLTGDRVLDLSIINPLLSGSMLYLGSIGMLLFVIVILMGTSNAVNITDGLDGLAIMPMIICSSILGGISYFTGNVNLSEHLNLYYIAGSGEITVFLSTICGAGLGFLWYNFYPAQIFMGDTGSLTLGGVLGVVAILLKQELILPVIGIIFVVEALSVIIQVGSFKLRGKRVFKMAPIHHHFELIGLAETKVTMRFWITTLIFGIIALGIVRMRGIL
- the murF gene encoding UDP-N-acetylmuramoyl-tripeptide--D-alanyl-D-alanine ligase, yielding MNKLFLVLDNLLGIREQLNLDKIENVIMDSRKVQKGDLFFAINNGNQYINEVLEKGASVVVADNYLGDDKRVFKVPNTVEFMHKLAKEYRKALGLKVIAITGSNGKTTTKDMIYSVLSRKYITKKTEGNYNNHIGLPFTILQLKEKDEIVVLEMGMSGFGEIDLLSSIAKPNIGVITNIGDSHLEFLKTRENVFKAKTELLNYVFSENTYIIGDDQYLKNVVGNKIGFNRENNFVIEDFIESNDGMSFKVENSEYTLNLNGKHNALNAGMAIAIGKRFGLTSEEIKEGLKNLHLTPMRFQKIEKEDVIYINDAYNASPISMEYSLNTFDKLYNNMKKIVVLGDMLELGEKEIEFHREIIEKALSIKCDKIYLYGERMKKAYDLLVKNDKIRCFNDKEDIVKLIANETEKIAVLLKGSRGMKLEEIIK
- the gmhB gene encoding D-glycero-beta-D-manno-heptose 1,7-bisphosphate 7-phosphatase — encoded protein: MKKKAILLDRDGTINVEKDYLHKIEDFEFEKNVVDALKIFSSLGYTLAVVTNQSGIARGFYTEDDLIKLNNYINDRLNEHGVNIEKFYYCPHHPEKGIGKYKVECQCRKPKTGMLDAAIKDLNIDVENSYMIGDTLADIDAGFNAGLTSILVKTGHGMETLEKLGDRKVEIYNSLYDFALKLK